In Rhodanobacter denitrificans, the sequence AGGACAGCGACATCGAACGGCTGGAGCGCATCCTCGACAGCCTCAACGAACCGCTGCCGCCGCTGAAGGAGTTCATCCTGCCCGGCGGCGGCATGGCCGCGGCCTGCGGCCACCTGGCGCGCACCGTGTGCCGTCGCGCCGAACGCGCGGTGATCACCTTGTCGCGGACGGAGCAGATCCGCACCCAGCCGCAGCGCTACCTGAACCGGCTGTCCGACCTGTTGTTCGTGATCTCGCGCGTGCTGGCCCGCGCCAGCGGCCACGGCGAGGTGCTGTGGCAGCACGAGCGCCGCCGCAAGCCTTCCGCGACCTAGGTCCGCCGCCATGCTGCGGCTGTACACCCATCCTGCCTGCCTGCAGCACGATCCCGGCCCGGGACACGTCGAGCGGCCGGCGCGCCTGCAGGCGATCCTGCGGGCGCTGGACCATGACCGCTTCGCCGCGCTCGACCGCCTCGAGGCACCCCCGGTCACCCGCGAGCAGTTGCTGCGCGTGCACGGCGCGGCACATCTCAGCGAGGTCCTGCTCGGCGCGCCGGCGGGCGAGATGCTCGCCCTGGACCAGGACACCGTGATGGGTCCCGGCTCGACCGAGGCGGCCCTGCGCGCGGCCGGCGCCGTGGTCGCGGCGGTCG encodes:
- a CDS encoding cob(I)yrinic acid a,c-diamide adenosyltransferase; the protein is MGNRLSRIYTRTGDDGSTGLGDGSRVGKDSPRVNAYGTVDELNSTIGMLLAADGVDDEVREALTQVQHDLFDLGGELCIPGMALVEDSDIERLERILDSLNEPLPPLKEFILPGGGMAAACGHLARTVCRRAERAVITLSRTEQIRTQPQRYLNRLSDLLFVISRVLARASGHGEVLWQHERRRKPSAT